The genomic segment GACCAGCGATCCGCGCGTCTGCCCTGACGCCCTGCGCGTCAAAGTCATCAGCTTTGAAGAAGCCGCCGAGCTCGCCTACTTCGGCGCCAAGGTTCTGCACCCGGCCACCATCCTGCCCGCCGTCAAAAAGAACATCCCGGTGCTCGTGCTCAACAGCAAGAACCCCACGAACGAGGGCACCCGCATCATCTCGCTCGCGCCGCACTGCAAGAGCCCCTTCAAGTCCATCGCGGTCAAAAAGAAGCTCTCCATCATCGATGTCGTCGCCAGCCGCATGCTGATGACCCACGGATACCTCCGCGAGATCTTCACCATCTTCGACAAGCACCAGACCGCGGTCGACATGGTCTCCACCAGCGAAGTCTCCGTCTCACTCACCGTCGACTCCACCGACAAGCTGCCCGCCATCGCCGCCGACCTCAGCAAGCTGGCCGACGTGAAATATGAAGGCAAGAAGGCGCTCATCTGCCTCGTCGGCGAAGACATTCGCGGCCAGAACGGCATGGCGGCGCAGGTCTTCAACGCCGTGCGCCACATCAACGTGCGCATGATCTCCCAGGGCGCCAGCGAAATCAACATGAGCTTCATGATCGACGAGGAAGACGCCGACGAAGCCGTGCGCAGCCTTCACGCCGCCTTCTTCCAGGATCCGGACCCCGCCGTCTTCGACGTCGAAGCGCGCAAGCCAGCCCTCACCTCCTAACCTCCCTATGACACTGTCATCCTGAGCGAAGCGCAACGCAGTGGAGCGGAGTCGAAGGATCTGCGGTTGTTCTTGCATTTGCTTTTCTGGTCTGTCATTCCCGTAGGGAATCTGCTTGTCGCATTGCGGGTTCCCCCACAGATTTGTCATCCTGAGCGAAGCGAAGGACCCGCTTTTGATCCGGGTTGCACGCAGTAGGTAGGAGCAAGAGAAGATGCCTTTCCGCCCGATCCCAACAATCCTGCTCCTCGCCGCACTCCTCGCCCCATCCCTCCGCGCCCAAGCCCCGGCCCGCGCCGCCCCCACACTCGAATTCGTTTACGAAGAGACCGTCACCCTCGGCCCCGCGCAGCCGGTGGGCGACACCCCGCAGGGCCATCGCAACATCGTCCCCATCACCGGCGGAACCTTCCAGGGCCCTCGCCTCAAAGGCAAAATCCTCCCCGGCGGCTGGGACTGGCAACTAGCGTCCCCGGGCGGCTGCTTCACCATCCACGCCGACTACATGATCCAGACCGACGACGGCGTCATCATCAACGTTCGCAACGCTGGAACCCAGTGCAAGAGCAGCGACGGTAAAGACGGCGCTCTCCTCACATCGCCCGCCTTTGAAGCCCCCAAGGGAAAGTATGATTGGCTCAACGGCGGCGTCTACGTCGGAACGCTCGAAGTCACCCCGTCGAACGGCACACCAGCCGTGCACATTCGCTTCTACAAAGCACAAGCAGCAGCGCCAACCCACCCCTGACAACCGAACCCAACGCGCTCGCTTACCGCGTTTTAAGCTAGTAGCTAGCAGCTAGAAGCCAGGAGCTAAAGAAGAATGCTCTTTCTCGTACTCGGCAAAGGCAAGACCGGTTCGCTCGTAGCGGAGATCGCACACGAGCGCGGCCACGGCGTACGCGCCCTCGACATCAATGAGAATCGCGGCGCATCGGCCCTCACCGCTCCCACCCTCGCAGGCGTCGACACCGTCATCGACTTCACCAGCGCCGAGGCCGCCGTCCAAAACATGCGCGCCGTCCTCGCCCTCGGCTCCCGCATCGTCGTCGGCACCACCGGCTGGTACGCTCATCTGGACGAGATGAGGTCCAAAGCGCAGAAGCGCGGAGCGCTGCTCTACGGCACCAACTTCTCCATCGGCGTGCAGAAGCTCTTCCGCCTCACCGCCGAGCTCGCCCGCCTCGACGGCTACCAGTTCTCCATCTCGGAGACGCACCACAACACCAAGCTCGACGCCCCCTCCGGCACCGCCCTCACATTGCAGGAGATCATCCACGCCGCCCGCCCCGGCTCTTACGTCCCCATCACCTCGCATCGCGTCGGCGACGCCAAGGGCGAGCACATCGTCACCGCCAACAGCGACATCGACGTCCTCGAACTCCGCCACGACGCCGCCAGCCGCCGCGGCTTCGCCTTAGGCGCAGTCCGCGCCGCCGAGTGGCTAGCTAAACAGCAGCCCGGCGCCTATGACTTCCGCGACATCTTCGACCAGCTTTAGCGGTAATAACAAACTTTGACAAATTCTGTTATCGAGTCCAGCATGTTCCTTGAGGAGATCTTCCCCATGAACGTGTCGCTTACCCCTGAACTCGAAAAGTTCGTCGCCGACAAGGTTGCCACCGGCCGTTACACCTCCGCCAGCGAAGTCGTGCGCGAAGCCCTCCGCCTGCTCGAACGCGAAGAGAAGTCTCGCGAAGAGCACATTGCCGACTTTGATCGAGAACTCGACGCGCGCGTCGCGGCGCTTGACCGAGGAGAACGCGTCTCGAAAGAAGAGTTCCTCCGTGAGATGGAGCAACTCCTGGGCCGAAGAAAGAAGCGCATTGCGTGAACGAGTATTCGCTGACTGAGTCGGCCAAAGCCGAAATTCGGGAGATCTGGGAATACATCGCTCACGACGACGAAGACGCTGCGGATCACTGGGTCATTCGAATCATAGAAGCACTGGATCTGCTCGCGCGCAATCCGCGCATTGGGCATTCGCGCCGAGATCTCACCAGCCGCCCCTTTCTCTTCTGGCCAGTTGGGAAATATTTGATCGTCTATCGTCCGGTTGGCGAAGACATTGAAGTCATTGCCATCACCGAGGGCTCTCGCGACGTGCGGAACTACTTGCGCATGCGTTCATAAGTCACAATCCACACGCGCCCGCCGTTATAAACTGTCTTGTCATGCAAACAACTGGTTGTGGCACCGCGATCGTCACGCCCTTCCGCGCCGACGGGGCGATCGATGAGCAGGCGCTCTGGGCGCTCGTCAATTGGCAGGTCGAATCCGGCATCGACTTCATCGTCGCGTGTGGCTCCACCGGAGAAGCCGCCACCCTCGAAGAAGACGAGTGGCTCAGCGTCATCCGCATCGTCATCGAAGCCGCCGCGGGTCGCGTTCCCGTCTGGGCTGGATGCACCCACAACTCCACCCGCACCCTGCTCCGCCTAGCCGCGCAGCTCCGCCAGGTCAAAGGCGTCAGCGCCGTTCTCTCCGCGAACCCCTACTACAACAAGCCCACGCAGGAAGGCCAGTACCAGCACTTCCTCGCGCTCGCCAAAGCCGTAGCGCCGCTGCCGGTCTGCCTTTACAACGTGCCGGGGCGCACCGCCGCCAACCTCGAGCCCGAGACCGTCATTCGCCTGATTGAATCCGCCCCCAACATCCAGGCCATCAAAGAGGCCTCCGGCAAGCTCCCGCAGATCGCCGCCATTGTCCACGGCGCGCCGCGCTCCTTCAAAGTCTTCTCCGGCGACGACAATATGGCGCTCGCCGCCATCGCCTCCGGTGCGCAGGGCCTCATCAGCGTCGCCTCAAACGAGATGCCCGCCGAAGTCAGCCAGATGATCCGCGCCGCCCTCGATAACCGCTGGGACGAGGCGCGCGACATCGAGCGCCGCTCCATGCGCCTCTTTGAAGCCAATTTCTGGGAGTCAAACCCCTCGCCCGTGAAGACGGTCCTCAGCCTCATGGGCAAATGCAGCGACGCGGTCCGCCTTCCGCTGGTCCCCCCCAGCGCCACCACCCGCGCCAGACTCGAGCGCCTGGCCGGCGAGATGGGCCTGCTCAAGTTCGCCCCCGTTGAAGGCGACCTGCGCATGTACTGACCGGCACGCTCGTTGGGATTGGGTAGGTCAGGGCTTCAGCCCTGACACTCCGTGCAGGGAAGAGAGACGGGGGCTTTAGCCCCTGCGGACCGAATGCACAACTCCGCGCATGCCTGCGATCGCTCGCAAACAAGCTTTTCAGGATTTCACCGGAAAAATGCCGGCGCGGGCGCACCAAACCCCCAGCTATTCCCGCGCGCGCAAAATCAGCTTGAAAAATGAGAGCTTACGAGGCCTTGCCGCGCAGCTCCTGCTCTGCCCGGAACCAGTCTTCCATGTGGTATCCGTGGTTTCCGCCGCGCTCCTGCCAGTACTTGT from the Occallatibacter riparius genome contains:
- a CDS encoding DUF3237 domain-containing protein; the protein is MPFRPIPTILLLAALLAPSLRAQAPARAAPTLEFVYEETVTLGPAQPVGDTPQGHRNIVPITGGTFQGPRLKGKILPGGWDWQLASPGGCFTIHADYMIQTDDGVIINVRNAGTQCKSSDGKDGALLTSPAFEAPKGKYDWLNGGVYVGTLEVTPSNGTPAVHIRFYKAQAAAPTHP
- a CDS encoding 4-hydroxy-tetrahydrodipicolinate reductase gives rise to the protein MLFLVLGKGKTGSLVAEIAHERGHGVRALDINENRGASALTAPTLAGVDTVIDFTSAEAAVQNMRAVLALGSRIVVGTTGWYAHLDEMRSKAQKRGALLYGTNFSIGVQKLFRLTAELARLDGYQFSISETHHNTKLDAPSGTALTLQEIIHAARPGSYVPITSHRVGDAKGEHIVTANSDIDVLELRHDAASRRGFALGAVRAAEWLAKQQPGAYDFRDIFDQL
- a CDS encoding type II toxin-antitoxin system ParD family antitoxin is translated as MTNSVIESSMFLEEIFPMNVSLTPELEKFVADKVATGRYTSASEVVREALRLLEREEKSREEHIADFDRELDARVAALDRGERVSKEEFLREMEQLLGRRKKRIA
- a CDS encoding type II toxin-antitoxin system RelE/ParE family toxin; amino-acid sequence: MNEYSLTESAKAEIREIWEYIAHDDEDAADHWVIRIIEALDLLARNPRIGHSRRDLTSRPFLFWPVGKYLIVYRPVGEDIEVIAITEGSRDVRNYLRMRS
- the dapA gene encoding 4-hydroxy-tetrahydrodipicolinate synthase gives rise to the protein MQTTGCGTAIVTPFRADGAIDEQALWALVNWQVESGIDFIVACGSTGEAATLEEDEWLSVIRIVIEAAAGRVPVWAGCTHNSTRTLLRLAAQLRQVKGVSAVLSANPYYNKPTQEGQYQHFLALAKAVAPLPVCLYNVPGRTAANLEPETVIRLIESAPNIQAIKEASGKLPQIAAIVHGAPRSFKVFSGDDNMALAAIASGAQGLISVASNEMPAEVSQMIRAALDNRWDEARDIERRSMRLFEANFWESNPSPVKTVLSLMGKCSDAVRLPLVPPSATTRARLERLAGEMGLLKFAPVEGDLRMY